Part of the Candidatus Abyssobacteria bacterium SURF_5 genome, GTTTATTTGCGAGCACGAGGGGACGGAAGGAATTCCTTCTCTTGATCAGGTTGAGGAACGGCTGCAGCAGTATTCCAGGATTTACTCCGAAAGCCTTTACTAAAGCCTATTCCTGGTTCAGTTGAATCTCTTTTCCGCAGTGCGGGCATTGAACGTTGAGGATCAGCGCCTTTGCCATCTCCCGCAGCAGGTTATTACATTCGAGGCACACCTTCTTGCCGCCCTTCAGAGGGAACTTGAATCCATCAAGCGGTTTCCTGCAAACATCGCATGTCTCGACTGCGGGACTTGTCTGCGGGGCCGCCTGCGGCTTCTCAGCGGGTGCGGGCGATGGTGCGGGTGCTTTTGCCGGTGCCCGTTGTACGGGACGCTGCGGCGGCCTGGGCTGGATTTCTTGAGGAGAGGGCTGTTGTTGAGGAGGCGCCGCAGGTCTCTGCGCCGCTTTGGGGGCGTCCGCGAATTGTTCGACGAGCGGATTCTTATGTTGCTTTTTCGCCTTGGCCAACCGTTCGGCCTTAAACTGATCGTAGCACGGCATGCACAGGTATTGGTTCGGCCCGAATTTATATCCCTGGACAGTATCTATTAGTTTTCGACATCTCGCGCATTCGGTCTGCATGTTGCCTCACCCTCTTCTTCTTTTTTTGCAGCAATATTACATCATTTATAAATGCAGTTGTTCAAGGCTCTGTCTCAGCTTCTCCGCTTTTCGAGCGAGCTCGGCTTTTCTCTGGCGAGTAGATTGTACGACATGTTCCGGAGCCTTGGCAATAAACTGCTCATTTGCAAGTTTCCGCTCGCTTGCCTCCACCTCCGCCTCCACCCGAGCCAGTTCCTTCTTGAGGCGCTCTTCTTCTTTTTCGAGGTCGATGAGACCCGCCAGCGGCACGTGAATTTCTATTGCGGAAAGAAATGCTTTGGCCGCCGGCTTGGGAATTGCAGGCGCCGACGAGATCATGATCTCATCCGTTCGGGCAAGCGCGGCCAAATAACGTTGATATTCAGTCAGCAGAGCAACCGCTTTTTCATCCGATATCTTGAGGACAAGCTTGACCTTTTTGGCGGGAGGAACATTCATCTCGCTCCTGATATTGCGCACTGCTCCGATAACCTGCTGGAGGAGGCTCATCTTCTCATCGATCGACACATCGATCTGTCTATCATGTCTCTTCGGCCAAGGGCTGATCATGATGCTGTCGGTTTCGCCTGTATGATCGATCGACTGCCAGATTTCTTCAGTAATAAATGGCATGAACGGATGAAGCAGCTTCATCGATCCTTCCATGATACCGGTGGCCAGTTGAAGAGCAGCCTTTCTTGAATCCTCCTGCGCATCGACTGCGGTGCGCTCTTTGATCAACTCGAGGTACCAATCGCAGTAGTCATGCCAGAAAAAGTCATATAATGCGGTTATCGCATCGTGCAGCCGGTAGTTCTCCAGCCCTTCCGTAACCGTCTTCACGGTCTGATAATAACGGCTCTTGATCCAGCGGTCGGCCAATTCTTCCTCATGCAAATCGGCGACCTCATGCGATCGACCTTCGAGAGGAGTGTCTCCGGCGCTGAGAGAGAGGAAGCGGTAGGCATTCCAGATTTTGTTGGAAAAATTCCGCCCCATCTCGAACCGGCTCTCCGAGAGGTTGATGTCTTGTCCTTCGGAGGCAAGCATTAACAGCGAGAATCTGACAGAGTCGGCGCTGTAACGCTCGATCATCAGAACGGGATCGATGCCGTTGCCGAGCGACTTGCTCATCTTTCGGCCGATCTCGTCGCGAACGGTGCCGTTAATATACACATCCGAAAAGGGAAGGTCTCCCATGAACTCGAACCCCGCCATGATCATGCGGGCAACCCAGAAGAAAATAATCTCGGCGGCGGTCGCCAGCAGCTGCGTCGGGTAATAATACTCGAGCTCCGGCGTCCTCTCCGGCCAGCCCAACGTGCTGAACGGCCAGAGCCAGGACGAAAACCAGGTGTCAAGCACGTCCTCGTCCTGCCGGATTTTATCCGAAACACACTTTTCACACGACTCCGGGCGACTGCGTTTGACCATCATATTGCCGCAGGCGTCACAATAATAAACGGGAATACGATGCCCCCACCACAGTTGCCGCGAGATACACCAGTCGCGAATGTTTTCCATCCAGTCGATATAGACCTTCGTCCAGCGCTCGGGATAAAACTTGATGCGCCCCTCGATCACCGCCTGAAGCGCCGGCTCGGCCAGAGGCTTCATCTTCACAAACCACTGGTCCGAGAGAAGAGGTTCCAACAGCGTATCGCACCGCTGGCAATGGCCGATCGAATGGATATGCCGTTCCACCTTTTCGAGCAGCCCTTCGGCCTGCAGTTGCTTCACCAGTTCCTCACGTGCCTTAAAGCGGTCGTATCCTTTGTACCGGCCGGCGTTCTCGTTGAGGGTGGCGTCCTCGTTCATGATGTTCACGAACGGCAAGTTGTGGCGCTGCCCGATGAGATAATCGTTCGGATCATGAGCGGGCGTCACCTTTACCAGGCCGGTTCCAAAAGACGGATCGACGAAATTATCGGTTATGATGGGAAGCTCGCGTCCGATTACCGGCAGAACGGCCGTCTTCCCGATCAAATGTTTGTAGCGTCCATCCGCCGGATTGGCCGCTACGGCTGTGTCGCCAAGCATGGTTTCAGGGCGGGTGGTTGCGACGACAACATAGGCGTCTTCGCCTTTTATGGGATATCGGATGTGCCAGAGATTGCCTTCGTGCTCCTGGTGAATGGCCTCTTCATCGCTCAACGCCGTGCGGCAGCGCGGGCACCAATTGATGATATACGTCCCCCGGTAGATGAGTCCCTTCTCATAGAGTCTGACAAAAACCTCGATGACCGCATTTGAGAGGCCCTCATCCATGGTGAAGCGCTCGCGCTCCCAGTCGCACGAGCAGCCGAGGCGCTTGAGCTGCGAGATGATCTTCGACCCGTATTTTTCGCGCCATTGCCAAACGCGCTCGACAAATTTCTCGCGTCCCAAGTCGTGCCGGGTCAACCCTTCTTCCCGCGCGAGAGTACGCTCGACAACGTTTTGGGTTGCAATGCCGGCGTGGTCGGTACCCGGCATCCAGAGGGTTTCATCTCCAAGCATGCGGTGGTAGCGGATAAAAATGTCCTGGATCGTATTATTGAAAGCGTGCCCCATATGCAGTTCGGCCGTCACGTTCGGCGGCGGGATCACGATACAATACGGTCTCTTCTCAGGATTGGGCTCAGAATGAAAATAGCTTTTTTCCAGCCAATAGCGGTACCATTTTTCCTCGACCGCATGAGGTTCGTATACCTTTGGAATCGTCTTTTGCATCAAGTAGCCTCGCCTATCAACTCC contains:
- a CDS encoding valine--tRNA ligase, which produces MQKTIPKVYEPHAVEEKWYRYWLEKSYFHSEPNPEKRPYCIVIPPPNVTAELHMGHAFNNTIQDIFIRYHRMLGDETLWMPGTDHAGIATQNVVERTLAREEGLTRHDLGREKFVERVWQWREKYGSKIISQLKRLGCSCDWERERFTMDEGLSNAVIEVFVRLYEKGLIYRGTYIINWCPRCRTALSDEEAIHQEHEGNLWHIRYPIKGEDAYVVVATTRPETMLGDTAVAANPADGRYKHLIGKTAVLPVIGRELPIITDNFVDPSFGTGLVKVTPAHDPNDYLIGQRHNLPFVNIMNEDATLNENAGRYKGYDRFKAREELVKQLQAEGLLEKVERHIHSIGHCQRCDTLLEPLLSDQWFVKMKPLAEPALQAVIEGRIKFYPERWTKVYIDWMENIRDWCISRQLWWGHRIPVYYCDACGNMMVKRSRPESCEKCVSDKIRQDEDVLDTWFSSWLWPFSTLGWPERTPELEYYYPTQLLATAAEIIFFWVARMIMAGFEFMGDLPFSDVYINGTVRDEIGRKMSKSLGNGIDPVLMIERYSADSVRFSLLMLASEGQDINLSESRFEMGRNFSNKIWNAYRFLSLSAGDTPLEGRSHEVADLHEEELADRWIKSRYYQTVKTVTEGLENYRLHDAITALYDFFWHDYCDWYLELIKERTAVDAQEDSRKAALQLATGIMEGSMKLLHPFMPFITEEIWQSIDHTGETDSIMISPWPKRHDRQIDVSIDEKMSLLQQVIGAVRNIRSEMNVPPAKKVKLVLKISDEKAVALLTEYQRYLAALARTDEIMISSAPAIPKPAAKAFLSAIEIHVPLAGLIDLEKEEERLKKELARVEAEVEASERKLANEQFIAKAPEHVVQSTRQRKAELARKAEKLRQSLEQLHL